A window of the Paenibacillus woosongensis genome harbors these coding sequences:
- a CDS encoding genetic competence negative regulator: MKIERLGQDKIRIFLTFDDLSERGIQKEDMWQEIPKVHDLFTEMMDQAYNEVGFDATGPLAVEVFALPAQGMVVIVTRGKFDHHHGVGPHYEDDLPDEVYEMEVTLEQSDTILYSFDDFEVLIEAAHVLRPMLTEAGRLFKYNGKWVLQLEPEDLEEGKHPAVIAVLAEFGEATSVTPAMLEEYGNQVMSENAIGVICSNFKRQD; the protein is encoded by the coding sequence ATGAAAATTGAAAGATTGGGCCAAGATAAGATACGGATTTTCCTCACGTTTGACGACCTTAGCGAACGCGGTATCCAGAAAGAGGACATGTGGCAGGAAATTCCCAAGGTTCATGACCTGTTCACGGAAATGATGGATCAGGCTTACAATGAAGTGGGATTTGACGCTACTGGCCCTTTGGCCGTTGAAGTTTTTGCGCTTCCTGCTCAAGGAATGGTCGTCATAGTGACGCGCGGCAAATTCGACCACCATCATGGGGTTGGGCCGCACTATGAGGATGATTTACCGGACGAAGTCTATGAGATGGAAGTAACGCTGGAGCAGAGTGATACGATTCTATATTCCTTTGATGATTTCGAAGTATTGATTGAAGCGGCTCACGTTCTGCGGCCTATGCTTACTGAAGCTGGCAGACTATTTAAATATAACGGGAAATGGGTTCTTCAATTAGAGCCAGAAGATTTGGAAGAAGGAAAGCATCCGGCAGTCATTGCGGTTCTCGCTGAGTTCGGCGAGGCGACCTCTGTTACTCCAGCGATGCTGGAGGAGTACGGAAACCAGGTCATGTCCGAGAATGCGATCGGAGTTATTTGCAGTAACTTCAAGCGTCAGGACTAA
- the serA gene encoding phosphoglycerate dehydrogenase: MFKVLVSDPISDLGIQQLMDASDVVVEKKTGLSEDELIQIIPDYDALLVRSQTKVTEKIMEAGTNLKVIGRAGVGVDNINLDAATKRGIIVINAPDGNTITTCEHAFAMMMALARHIPQAYAKTIQGTWDRKFLGVELRNKKLGVLGMGRIGSEVAKRAKAFGMDILGFDPFMTEERAEKLGVKLATVDEIVRNADFITVHTPLTPETKHMISRPQFEVMKKGMRIINCARGGVVDEQALVEAIDQGIVAGAAFDVFEQEPPAADHPFLNNPKIIVTPHLGASTVEAQENVAIDVSEQVLHILRNEPFKNAVNMPPVAASVMNKLQPFFELGEKIGAFAAQLNNQAVHEIHVEYAGDLAEVDTQPLTRYIIKGVLSRHFGNDVNIVNSVHLAKVRDIDVVVSQSSASKGFTNRISVTLKTEDGKDRRIAGTLLKEYGARIVRIDKFPVDIAPEGNLIFISHNDKPGIVGSVGTLLGKNDVNIASMQVGRKIIGGEAIMVLTVDKTVSKEVLDELVSLQELNTALQIEFKS; the protein is encoded by the coding sequence ATGTTCAAAGTACTAGTATCAGATCCCATCAGCGACCTCGGAATCCAGCAGTTGATGGACGCAAGCGACGTTGTAGTAGAGAAAAAGACGGGACTTTCGGAGGATGAGCTCATCCAAATCATTCCGGACTACGACGCTCTGCTCGTACGCAGCCAAACGAAAGTCACCGAGAAGATTATGGAAGCCGGAACCAATCTGAAAGTGATCGGCCGCGCAGGCGTCGGTGTCGATAACATTAACCTGGATGCAGCGACCAAACGCGGTATCATCGTGATCAACGCCCCGGACGGCAACACAATTACGACATGCGAGCACGCTTTTGCGATGATGATGGCTCTTGCCCGCCATATTCCGCAAGCTTACGCTAAGACGATCCAAGGAACCTGGGATCGCAAGTTCCTCGGCGTGGAGCTGCGCAACAAGAAGCTGGGCGTACTTGGCATGGGCCGTATCGGCAGCGAAGTCGCGAAACGCGCTAAGGCATTTGGCATGGATATCCTCGGATTCGATCCGTTCATGACAGAGGAACGCGCCGAGAAACTGGGCGTGAAGCTGGCTACCGTCGACGAAATCGTGCGGAACGCTGACTTTATCACGGTTCATACACCGCTCACACCCGAAACGAAGCACATGATTTCCCGCCCGCAGTTCGAGGTGATGAAAAAAGGCATGCGCATCATTAACTGCGCCCGCGGCGGTGTAGTCGATGAGCAAGCATTGGTCGAAGCGATCGATCAAGGCATCGTTGCCGGTGCAGCCTTCGACGTATTCGAGCAGGAGCCGCCGGCAGCGGATCATCCATTCCTGAACAATCCGAAAATCATCGTTACTCCTCATTTGGGCGCATCAACGGTAGAGGCTCAAGAAAACGTAGCGATCGACGTATCGGAGCAAGTGCTGCACATTTTGCGCAACGAACCGTTCAAGAACGCGGTGAACATGCCTCCAGTCGCGGCAAGCGTGATGAACAAGCTGCAGCCATTTTTCGAGCTTGGCGAGAAAATCGGTGCATTTGCTGCCCAGTTGAACAACCAGGCTGTACATGAAATTCATGTTGAATACGCCGGCGATTTAGCAGAGGTAGATACTCAACCACTTACGCGCTACATCATCAAGGGGGTATTGTCCCGCCATTTCGGCAACGATGTGAATATCGTCAATTCGGTGCATCTGGCCAAGGTACGCGACATTGACGTAGTTGTATCGCAATCCTCGGCTAGTAAAGGCTTTACGAACCGCATCAGCGTTACGCTGAAAACAGAAGACGGCAAAGATCGCCGCATCGCGGGCACTTTGCTGAAAGAATATGGCGCGCGGATCGTACGGATCGATAAGTTCCCGGTCGATATCGCTCCGGAAGGCAACTTGATCTTTATCTCTCATAATGATAAGCCCGGCATTGTCGGAAGCGTAGGCACTCTACTCGGCAAAAATGATGTAAATATCGCTTCGATGCAAGTTGGACGTAAAATTATTGGTGGCGAGGCGATTATGGTGCTGACCGTGGACAAGACGGTTTCCAAAGAAGTGCTTGATGAATTAGTGAGCCTGCAAGAGCTGAACACCGCTCTGCAAATCGAATTTAAATCATAA
- a CDS encoding lysophospholipid acyltransferase family protein, protein MIYSFCRGALLLIYKALFRLEGKGLEHIPKEGGVLLCSNHISLLDPPTIGILLKRKVHFMAKKELFDIFGFGWLITQLGAFPVKRGGVSKESIKTALTILRTGKVMGIFPEGSRSGGMGKRGAATFALRSDAVIIPVAIVGNYKLFKKMKVVYGAPIDISEFKEGSDPDAAERVTEMIMSRIAELKAQG, encoded by the coding sequence ATGATTTATAGCTTTTGCCGTGGTGCATTACTACTTATTTATAAAGCGCTATTCCGTTTGGAGGGGAAAGGGCTTGAGCATATCCCCAAGGAAGGCGGCGTGCTACTCTGTTCCAATCATATCAGCTTGCTGGATCCGCCGACGATCGGCATACTCCTGAAGCGGAAAGTACACTTCATGGCCAAGAAGGAATTGTTCGACATTTTCGGTTTTGGCTGGCTTATTACGCAGCTTGGTGCATTCCCGGTCAAGAGAGGCGGCGTGAGCAAGGAGTCGATCAAAACGGCATTAACCATTCTTCGTACGGGTAAAGTCATGGGGATTTTCCCGGAAGGCTCCCGCTCCGGCGGGATGGGCAAGAGGGGAGCGGCGACCTTCGCGCTTCGCAGTGATGCGGTCATTATTCCCGTAGCCATTGTGGGAAATTATAAGTTATTCAAGAAAATGAAAGTTGTTTACGGGGCTCCGATCGATATCTCGGAGTTCAAGGAAGGTTCTGATCCTGATGCCGCAGAGCGCGTGACGGAAATGATTATGTCCCGGATTGCGGAACTTAAGGCGCAGGGGTGA
- a CDS encoding CPBP family intramembrane glutamic endopeptidase, with product MKKDKFGKIKIQRVDPGQLNERLLLINLYITQGLTLIIGIIILFFQKRSVISLLQFPENYRFLLWGCGLAAAMFGVDFLLSRFVKEESLDDGGINEMLFRNRPVWHIAIICVIVSICEELLFRGAIQYGLGPYWTSIIFALIHVRYLRHWIPTGWVFLSSYALGYIYIQAGTLWAPIVCHFLIDFISGLVIKFRRGT from the coding sequence ATGAAAAAAGACAAGTTCGGCAAAATAAAAATTCAAAGAGTCGATCCGGGTCAACTTAATGAGCGCCTATTGCTGATTAATTTATACATTACACAAGGTCTTACTTTAATTATCGGAATCATCATCCTTTTTTTTCAGAAGCGAAGTGTGATTTCACTGCTCCAATTTCCGGAAAATTATCGATTTCTGCTATGGGGCTGTGGATTGGCCGCGGCGATGTTTGGCGTCGATTTCCTGTTGTCGAGGTTCGTGAAGGAGGAGAGCCTGGATGATGGGGGAATCAATGAGATGCTGTTTCGCAATCGTCCGGTGTGGCATATCGCAATCATATGCGTCATCGTGTCTATTTGCGAAGAACTGCTGTTTCGCGGGGCGATTCAGTACGGGCTCGGACCGTATTGGACGAGTATCATTTTTGCCTTGATCCATGTCCGTTACCTTAGACACTGGATTCCAACAGGATGGGTATTTCTTAGCAGCTATGCGCTGGGATACATTTATATACAGGCGGGTACGTTATGGGCTCCGATCGTGTGCCATTTTCTCATTGATTTCATATCGGGACTCGTCATTAAATTTCGGAGGGGAACATGA
- a CDS encoding ATP-binding protein: protein MSFWRTLVGKLWITIIGLVAFVLMSMGLFLLPYIDTNFTDPAAVKKLFVIVSIIGFSLTTFFALFLFTKITQPMQQLISAADAIRKGKYDTRLSLQTSDEIGELANTFNHMAEELENTIRSLNHEKEHLSSVLRSMNDAVITIDWGGAVILTNPPGDQLLQLWGDLPDDEHEALQFNVHGERAIEIPKPLLPMFRKVLDQEGDQSANIHVKQSVWSVHMAPLSSDGEIRGAVAVLRDVTEEVRLEKMRRDFVANVSHEIRTPLSMMQGYSEALLDGMAASPEESQELVQVIHDESLRMGRLVRDLLDLARMEAGHTDIAMHRVDVKEIIERVYRKFAVRAKEHHVQLELDLGIGPMIAEAANEDRLEQVLTNLLDNAFRHTPEGRSVYIAADAREGKQGRELHISIRDEGTGIPTEDLPFVFERFYKADKARVRGTAAGTGLGLAIVKNIIDAHHGSIQVNSSIGKGAHFQITLPVEKVQ, encoded by the coding sequence GTGAGCTTCTGGAGAACGCTTGTAGGCAAGCTGTGGATAACGATCATCGGTTTAGTGGCTTTTGTGCTCATGAGCATGGGATTGTTTCTGCTGCCATATATCGATACGAATTTCACCGATCCCGCAGCAGTCAAGAAGCTGTTTGTCATCGTTTCCATCATCGGCTTCTCGCTGACGACGTTTTTTGCCTTATTCCTCTTCACGAAGATTACGCAGCCGATGCAGCAGCTGATCAGCGCTGCCGATGCGATTCGCAAGGGAAAATACGATACGAGACTATCGTTGCAAACAAGCGATGAGATCGGTGAGTTGGCTAACACCTTTAATCATATGGCTGAGGAGCTGGAGAATACGATCCGCAGCTTGAACCATGAGAAGGAACATCTGTCCAGCGTTTTAAGAAGCATGAATGATGCCGTGATTACGATAGATTGGGGGGGAGCGGTCATTCTGACGAATCCCCCGGGTGACCAGCTCCTCCAATTGTGGGGCGATTTGCCGGATGATGAGCATGAAGCTCTTCAATTTAACGTACATGGCGAACGGGCGATCGAGATTCCGAAACCACTCCTGCCGATGTTCCGGAAGGTGCTGGATCAGGAAGGGGATCAAAGCGCCAATATTCACGTCAAGCAAAGCGTGTGGTCCGTGCATATGGCGCCGCTTTCCTCGGATGGCGAAATTAGAGGCGCGGTAGCGGTTTTGCGCGATGTGACCGAAGAAGTGCGTTTGGAGAAGATGCGCCGGGATTTCGTGGCCAATGTATCGCATGAAATCCGGACACCGCTGTCGATGATGCAGGGTTACAGCGAAGCGCTTCTCGATGGAATGGCCGCTTCTCCAGAAGAGAGCCAGGAGCTCGTGCAGGTTATCCACGACGAGTCTCTACGCATGGGACGTCTGGTCCGTGACCTACTCGACCTGGCCCGGATGGAAGCGGGACATACCGATATCGCGATGCACCGGGTTGACGTCAAGGAGATCATTGAACGCGTATATCGCAAGTTTGCGGTACGGGCCAAAGAGCACCATGTTCAACTGGAGCTGGATTTGGGGATCGGACCGATGATTGCAGAAGCAGCCAATGAAGACCGCTTGGAGCAGGTTCTCACGAACCTGCTGGACAATGCCTTCAGGCATACGCCGGAGGGACGGAGTGTTTATATTGCTGCGGACGCCAGGGAAGGCAAGCAAGGACGTGAGCTGCACATCTCCATTCGAGACGAAGGCACCGGGATACCGACGGAGGATTTGCCTTTCGTATTTGAGAGGTTCTATAAAGCGGATAAAGCCCGGGTTCGGGGAACGGCTGCCGGAACGGGACTTGGTCTTGCTATCGTAAAAAATATCATCGATGCCCATCACGGCTCGATTCAGGTGAACAGCAGCATAGGGAAAGGGGCGCATTTCCAGATCACCCTTCCTGTCGAAAAGGTACAATAA
- the ypeB gene encoding germination protein YpeB yields MYRRLSAILFPIATVLLIGALMWGYQENQEKNAILIKAENQYQRAFHSLSFHVDKLHGELGNTLAVHSNSTGSQRKGLVNVWRITSEAQNEINQLPLTMLPFNKTEEFLSRISKFSYQAGVRDLAKQPLTDSEMKNLKELYKSSEHISKQLQEVQDKVLSKRLRWMDVETTLANPNSQQDNTIIDGFKTVDKRVGEYPELDWGPSVASIYNKRSVKKLGGKPVTVNEIKTKAAQFAGVHSPHNIQVTENGKGTEWASYTAKVQGGNKSESVTLDFTRQGGHLINYWSDRHIGPKAITHEQARESAAHFLKNKGYHDLTPVTYDEYDNIGSFTFVKKNKDVLIYPEKVSVRVALDNGHVIGMQASDYVYEQQDGKERKLSTPKLTLEQARKYLNPEYKEQYHRLALIENDMSEKVLTYEFGGAINGSKYRIYLNADNGNEEVVEQIRDGHAKKTSR; encoded by the coding sequence ATGTATAGACGTTTGAGTGCCATACTATTTCCGATCGCCACGGTTCTGTTAATCGGTGCTTTAATGTGGGGCTATCAGGAAAACCAAGAAAAGAACGCGATTCTCATCAAAGCGGAAAATCAGTATCAGCGCGCATTCCATAGTTTGTCGTTCCATGTCGACAAGCTTCACGGAGAGCTAGGGAATACGCTGGCCGTGCATAGCAACTCGACCGGATCGCAGCGCAAAGGTTTGGTGAACGTATGGAGGATCACGAGCGAAGCGCAGAATGAAATCAATCAGCTGCCATTGACCATGCTTCCTTTTAACAAAACGGAAGAGTTCCTGTCCAGAATTTCGAAATTTTCTTATCAGGCGGGAGTCCGCGATTTGGCCAAGCAGCCGTTGACCGACAGTGAAATGAAAAATTTGAAGGAGCTTTACAAGAGCTCTGAGCACATTTCCAAACAGCTGCAGGAAGTTCAGGACAAGGTCCTTTCCAAACGCCTTCGCTGGATGGACGTGGAGACTACGCTAGCCAATCCGAACAGTCAGCAGGACAATACGATTATCGATGGCTTCAAGACGGTAGACAAGCGAGTCGGGGAATACCCGGAGCTCGATTGGGGACCATCCGTGGCAAGCATTTATAACAAACGCTCCGTCAAGAAGCTCGGAGGGAAACCTGTTACCGTCAATGAAATCAAGACGAAAGCTGCCCAGTTCGCTGGAGTTCATTCACCGCATAATATCCAAGTTACCGAAAATGGAAAGGGAACGGAATGGGCTTCCTATACGGCCAAGGTTCAAGGAGGAAACAAGTCCGAATCCGTTACGCTCGATTTCACGCGTCAAGGCGGCCATCTGATCAATTACTGGAGCGACCGCCACATTGGACCTAAAGCGATCACTCACGAGCAGGCTAGAGAGTCGGCGGCTCATTTCCTGAAGAACAAGGGCTATCACGACTTAACGCCGGTGACTTACGATGAATACGACAATATCGGCAGCTTCACATTTGTCAAAAAAAATAAAGACGTGCTAATTTATCCGGAGAAAGTTTCGGTTCGGGTCGCTTTGGACAACGGGCATGTGATCGGCATGCAGGCAAGCGATTATGTTTATGAGCAGCAGGACGGGAAAGAGCGGAAACTCTCGACTCCGAAGCTAACGCTTGAGCAGGCCCGCAAGTATTTGAATCCCGAATATAAAGAGCAGTATCACCGGCTTGCGCTGATCGAAAACGATATGTCGGAGAAAGTGCTGACATACGAATTCGGCGGGGCAATCAATGGCTCGAAATATCGTATCTACCTTAATGCCGATAATGGCAATGAGGAAGTTGTCGAGCAAATCCGCGATGGGCACGCTAAGAAGACCTCCCGGTAA
- the prsW gene encoding glutamic-type intramembrane protease PrsW has translation MIFFSIATAAVAPGIALLTYFYLKDKYEAEPLHMVIKVFLLGFIIILPVMILQSGLMLWLGEGSLVNAFVISAGVEESLKWFVLFHMIYNHTEFDEPYDGIIYATAISLGFATVENVIYSFAQQATVGTLLLRALLPVSGHAMFGVMMGYYMGRAKFSTGKDSRRFLVYSLLMPLFYHGVYDWILGNITHYWIWYIVPLMAYLWYGGIGKMYRANKRSPFRRLLEDRVNNTENRAS, from the coding sequence TTGATTTTTTTCTCGATTGCGACCGCAGCGGTAGCCCCCGGAATCGCCTTGTTGACTTATTTTTACCTTAAGGACAAGTATGAAGCCGAACCGCTGCATATGGTCATTAAGGTTTTTTTACTTGGATTTATTATTATTCTCCCGGTTATGATACTGCAGAGCGGCTTGATGCTCTGGCTGGGTGAGGGCTCTCTGGTCAACGCTTTCGTCATTTCAGCAGGCGTTGAGGAATCGCTGAAATGGTTTGTACTGTTCCATATGATATATAACCATACAGAATTCGATGAGCCTTACGACGGGATTATATACGCTACAGCCATTTCGCTCGGCTTCGCCACGGTAGAGAATGTCATTTATTCCTTTGCCCAGCAAGCTACTGTCGGAACATTGCTTCTCCGGGCTTTGCTGCCTGTCTCCGGGCATGCCATGTTCGGCGTCATGATGGGTTATTACATGGGCCGGGCCAAATTCTCTACAGGCAAGGATAGCCGAAGATTTCTGGTCTATTCATTGCTAATGCCTCTGTTCTATCATGGTGTATATGACTGGATACTGGGTAATATTACGCATTACTGGATTTGGTATATTGTTCCTCTCATGGCATATCTATGGTATGGAGGCATCGGGAAAATGTACAGGGCCAACAAGAGATCCCCTTTCCGAAGACTGCTTGAGGATAGGGTTAACAATACCGAAAATAGGGCATCCTAA
- a CDS encoding flagellar brake protein, translated as MFPSVNDLLYIQVASAEGKNMDKEYKSRIADVEDDTLLIEVPIESGSGHMKRLYMGDELSVYFLTDQGVKNYFNTYVLGFADDVVQLVRVRKPEPETITKVQRRHFLRVVSKLDLAVKLKDNTRFVALTEDVGGGGVSLIADSQYHLSEGEQLYCWLLLSYKNGSIDHVPFEAEIVRTKQLETGRTKAMLKFVSISDMERQKLIRYCFERQFDFKNR; from the coding sequence TTGTTTCCTAGTGTAAATGACCTGCTGTATATCCAGGTCGCATCGGCAGAAGGCAAAAATATGGATAAGGAATACAAGTCACGCATCGCCGATGTGGAAGACGATACGCTTCTGATCGAAGTTCCGATCGAAAGCGGCAGCGGACATATGAAGCGGCTGTATATGGGTGACGAGCTGTCAGTATATTTCCTGACCGATCAAGGAGTCAAAAATTATTTCAATACATACGTTCTTGGCTTCGCGGATGATGTCGTCCAACTGGTCAGAGTCAGGAAGCCGGAGCCTGAGACGATTACCAAGGTACAGCGGCGCCATTTCCTGCGGGTTGTATCCAAGCTGGACCTTGCGGTCAAGCTGAAGGACAACACCCGGTTCGTGGCATTGACGGAGGACGTGGGAGGCGGGGGCGTGTCTCTGATCGCTGATAGCCAATACCACTTGTCCGAAGGCGAGCAGTTGTATTGCTGGCTGCTGCTGTCCTATAAGAACGGAAGCATCGACCATGTACCCTTTGAAGCTGAAATCGTACGCACGAAGCAGCTCGAAACGGGGCGAACGAAGGCGATGCTGAAATTTGTCAGCATTTCCGATATGGAAAGGCAGAAGCTGATCCGGTATTGCTTCGAACGCCAATTCGATTTCAAGAACCGTTAA
- the cmk gene encoding (d)CMP kinase, giving the protein MARTTSSHNGKINIAIDGPAGAGKSTIARMVASMLSYVYVDTGAMYRAATWYLQNLGIGPEEVDKVLHSVQNLGIELMPGEDGQKVLVDGQDVTAEIRSLTVSSQVSRYAQIEGLRNWLVSLQRQMALRKGVVMDGRDIGTTVLPDAEVKVFMTATVEERARRRFKEMQDQQGITLEMIARDIAERDRLDQEREVSPLRQAEDAILLDTTHLTPREVAERIVSFSQSYGRENRNDL; this is encoded by the coding sequence TTGGCTAGGACAACGTCATCACATAACGGCAAGATCAACATCGCGATCGACGGACCTGCCGGTGCGGGGAAGAGTACTATTGCCCGAATGGTTGCAAGCATGCTGTCATATGTCTATGTAGATACCGGTGCAATGTACCGGGCAGCTACCTGGTATTTGCAGAATCTTGGAATCGGGCCGGAAGAAGTCGATAAAGTGCTTCATTCGGTGCAAAACTTGGGTATAGAATTAATGCCGGGAGAAGACGGACAGAAGGTTCTCGTAGACGGTCAAGATGTGACCGCCGAAATCCGCTCTTTAACGGTGAGCTCTCAAGTGTCCCGGTACGCGCAAATCGAAGGGCTGCGAAACTGGCTCGTGTCTCTTCAGCGGCAAATGGCTCTGCGCAAAGGTGTCGTCATGGATGGACGCGATATCGGTACGACGGTGCTGCCGGATGCTGAAGTGAAGGTGTTCATGACGGCAACCGTAGAGGAGCGTGCCCGCCGCAGATTCAAGGAAATGCAGGATCAGCAAGGAATTACGTTGGAAATGATCGCCCGCGATATCGCAGAGCGGGACCGGCTGGACCAGGAGAGGGAAGTATCCCCGCTTCGGCAGGCTGAGGATGCCATTCTGCTGGATACGACGCATTTGACGCCTCGTGAAGTGGCAGAGCGCATCGTTTCATTTAGCCAATCTTATGGGAGAGAGAACAGAAATGATTTATAG
- the rpsA gene encoding 30S ribosomal protein S1, which translates to MSEEIKNQEAVEAANQDELDQIVSLKKGDTVKGTIVKIEDNQAYVSIGYKYDGVIPIRELSSVHLDSASDAVQVGQEVETKVVSIDDEKERLVLSKRAIDSENAWEVLQKRFESQETFEVTVADVVKGGIVADVGVRGFIPASMVERHFVEDFSDYKGRTLRVKVKEIDPENNKVILSQKDVLDEEFEANKLKVMSELQEGQVIEGTVQRLTQFGAFVDVGGVDGLVHVSEIAWNHVDKPSDVLSEGQQVKVKVLKVDPEKGKISLSIKAATPGPWDTAAEQFKSGDIVSGEVKRLVSFGAFVEIAPGVEGLVHISQISHKHIGTPHEVLKEGQTVQVKVLDVNTAEQRISLSIKETEEAPAPAPKSEKPSRGSSVRKEDLNDNPNVSLNNQGLSVTLGERFGDKLSKWK; encoded by the coding sequence ATGTCGGAAGAAATTAAGAATCAAGAAGCTGTTGAGGCAGCGAACCAGGATGAACTGGATCAAATCGTATCCTTGAAAAAAGGGGACACCGTTAAAGGAACGATCGTCAAAATTGAGGACAACCAGGCTTATGTGAGCATTGGATATAAATATGACGGCGTTATTCCTATTCGTGAATTGTCCTCTGTTCATTTGGACAGCGCTTCGGATGCCGTTCAAGTAGGCCAAGAAGTAGAGACCAAAGTCGTTAGCATTGACGATGAGAAAGAGCGTCTTGTGCTATCCAAACGGGCGATCGACAGCGAGAATGCGTGGGAAGTGCTGCAGAAGCGCTTCGAAAGCCAAGAGACTTTTGAAGTAACCGTTGCCGATGTCGTTAAAGGCGGTATCGTGGCGGACGTTGGCGTTCGCGGATTCATTCCCGCATCGATGGTGGAGCGTCATTTCGTGGAAGATTTCAGCGATTACAAAGGTCGCACGCTTCGCGTTAAAGTGAAGGAAATCGATCCGGAGAACAACAAAGTGATCCTGTCGCAAAAAGATGTTCTCGATGAGGAATTCGAAGCAAATAAGCTCAAAGTCATGAGCGAGCTGCAAGAAGGCCAAGTCATCGAAGGGACGGTTCAGCGCCTGACTCAGTTCGGTGCATTCGTAGACGTAGGCGGCGTAGACGGACTTGTTCACGTATCCGAAATTGCTTGGAACCATGTTGACAAACCGTCGGATGTGCTTTCCGAAGGACAACAAGTGAAGGTTAAGGTTCTGAAGGTAGATCCTGAGAAAGGCAAAATCAGCCTGAGCATCAAGGCAGCAACGCCTGGCCCTTGGGATACTGCGGCAGAGCAATTCAAGTCGGGAGATATCGTTAGCGGTGAAGTGAAGCGTCTTGTTAGCTTCGGTGCTTTTGTCGAAATTGCGCCTGGCGTAGAAGGACTAGTTCATATTTCGCAAATTTCCCACAAACATATCGGTACACCACATGAGGTATTGAAAGAGGGACAGACGGTTCAAGTCAAAGTCTTGGATGTGAATACAGCCGAGCAGCGCATCAGCCTGAGCATCAAGGAGACGGAAGAGGCTCCAGCACCGGCACCGAAGAGCGAGAAGCCATCCAGAGGCAGCAGCGTAAGGAAAGAGGACTTGAACGACAACCCTAACGTTTCGCTGAATAATCAAGGCCTGAGCGTTACCCTTGGCGAGCGGTTTGGTGACAAATTGAGCAAGTGGAAATAG
- a CDS encoding polysaccharide deacetylase family protein, translating into MLNKKVLLIAACCIILASCGSVRPSVNSDAANAGQTTSTETNSPGIPVNGEAVDDAADGSSNASAGAEEANSDSSDAEASPEYKYHINKAYNVVPNEEGTEKKVVLLTFDDGPKEKEMLEGLLDTLDKYEAKAIFFVNGYRVKKNPDLLKLIHERGQIIGNHSWDHIDLKKESADSARKQIEDVQSIVEETVGERPRFFRPPFGSGNDTLHGIVKDNEMIYMTWSNGSLDWDAKFKNKPEGVIQNVMDQLHPGSNILMHELPWTEEALDELLMKIQAAGYSFVDPRTISSAPETPTPGGA; encoded by the coding sequence TTGCTCAACAAGAAGGTTCTGCTCATCGCAGCCTGCTGCATCATTCTTGCCTCATGCGGCTCCGTTCGTCCATCTGTCAATTCTGACGCTGCCAATGCAGGCCAAACCACGTCAACCGAAACGAATTCCCCCGGAATTCCGGTTAATGGCGAAGCTGTGGATGACGCTGCGGACGGCAGCAGCAATGCTTCCGCGGGAGCAGAGGAAGCAAATTCCGACAGCTCTGATGCCGAGGCTTCGCCCGAATATAAGTATCACATCAATAAGGCCTATAATGTAGTTCCGAATGAGGAAGGCACCGAGAAGAAGGTCGTTCTGCTGACCTTTGACGACGGCCCGAAAGAGAAAGAAATGCTGGAAGGACTCCTGGATACCCTCGATAAATACGAAGCTAAAGCGATATTTTTCGTCAATGGCTACCGTGTCAAAAAAAATCCGGATTTGCTGAAGCTCATCCATGAACGCGGGCAAATTATCGGTAATCACAGCTGGGATCACATCGACTTGAAGAAGGAATCTGCGGATAGCGCTCGCAAGCAGATCGAGGACGTGCAAAGCATTGTTGAGGAGACCGTCGGGGAACGCCCGCGATTCTTCCGTCCCCCTTTTGGCTCGGGAAACGATACACTTCACGGCATCGTCAAGGATAATGAAATGATCTATATGACCTGGTCCAACGGCTCCTTGGATTGGGACGCCAAATTCAAGAACAAGCCGGAAGGCGTCATTCAAAACGTCATGGATCAGCTCCATCCCGGCAGCAATATCCTCATGCACGAGCTTCCCTGGACGGAAGAGGCACTTGACGAGCTGCTGATGAAAATTCAGGCAGCAGGCTACAGTTTCGTGGATCCGCGGACGATTTCCTCTGCGCCTGAAACGCCAACGCCAGGCGGTGCGTAA